From a single Apium graveolens cultivar Ventura chromosome 2, ASM990537v1, whole genome shotgun sequence genomic region:
- the LOC141708231 gene encoding uncharacterized protein LOC141708231, whose protein sequence is MECAKVCSGVRKVKKKQVKDELDRLKQAEKKRRRLEKALATSAAIRSELEKKKLMKQEEQKRLDEEGAAIAEAVALQVLGEDLDDSSQAKLEKDDMLEPLDLGIKFDCFTGETKSSLPHQDLSRYSPDVIGRVYDGHNRYGHMWNNCSSKWRQQSFCPQYHGPLARNFHRPYYYEKGWETTDISAGVIAEHAIASLRIAEDEYVDTFKFNPMLRW, encoded by the coding sequence ATGGAATGTGCCAAAGTGTGCTCTGGCGTAAGAAAGGTCaaaaagaagcaagtaaaagaTGAGTTGGACCGCTTGAAACAGGCTGAGAAGAAAAGAAGGCGTTTGGAGAAAGCTCTTGCTACTTCTGCAGCAATCCGTTCTGAATTAGAGAAGAAGAAATTAATGAAGCAAGAAGAACAAAAAAGGCTGGATGAGGAGGGTGCTGCAATTGCTGAAGCAGTTGCTTTGCAAGTCCTCGGTGAAGATTTGGATGATTCAAGTCAAGCTAAGCTGGAGAAGGATGATATGCTTGAGCCTTTGGATTTAGGTATCAAGTTCGACTGCTTTACTGGAGAAACAAAATCATCGCTACCTCATCAAGACCTCTCAAGATATTCACCAGACGTAATTGGGAGGGTCTATGATGGCCACAACAGATATGGGCACATGTGGAACAATTGTAGCAGCAAGTGGAGACAGCAAAGTTTTTGCCCACAGTATCATGGACCTTTAGCTAGAAATTTTCACAGGCCTTATTATTATGAGAAAGGTTGGGAGACGACAGATATTTCTGCAGGTGTAATAGCCGAACATGCTATTGCCTCCCTCCGAATTGCAGAAGATGAATATGTAGACACATTCAAGTTCAATCCAATGTTAAGATGGTAG